GAAGCGATCGCTCGGGATGGACCTGCTCGCGGAGGGTACGAAACAGGGGGACGGCGCGATCGTAGTGACGACGAAGGACAGTGCCGATCGAGTCCTCGGCGATTACGCGAAGCGGACCGAGTACGAGGGACAGCCCGTCGCAGTCGTCGACTGTGTCACCCGCCAACAGGGGGTCGGGGAGATGCGCGACGATGACCGGATCAAGTACACGTCCTCGCCGGTAGACATGACCGGAATCGGGATCAAGCTCTCGGAGTTCCTCCAGGCGTTCTACCACGATCGGGGGATACAGCGGAACCGCATCATGCTCCACTCGCTTTCGACGCTTTTGATGTATTCGGACCTCCAGACGGTGTTCCGGTTCCTCCACGTCTTCACCGGGCGGATCCAGAGCGTCGGCGGGCTCGGCCTGTTTTGCATGGATTCGACGGCGCACGACGACCGGGAACGGAACACCCTCACCCAGCTGTTCGACGGGATCGTCGAGACGTCCGAGGACGCCGAGCCGACGATCCGGCTCGGCGAGTGAAGACCGAATACTGCCGACTCGGGAACGGAACCGGGACACAGTGAGGACGGGACCACTCAGGAGTGTGGATGGAACCGTCTGGCCGCCTCCCGGACGGCTTCGGCGTCCCCGAGGAACGTCACGTGGTCGCCGTACTCGATCATCTCGTCGGCGTCGGGAACGTGTGTGTCCTCGCCCCTGCCGATGACTGCGACGATACAGCCGGACGGGATCGCCTCGTTCACCTCCCGGATCGTCTTGCCCGCGAGGTCCTCTGCGGTCACCTCGATCTCGACCACCTCGTGCCCCTCTCCGAGTTCGTTCATCCAGTGAGCCATCGCCGGACGCTCGATCTCGTTGTCGATCGACCACGCCGTCGCGAGGGAGGCGTCGATCGCGGTCACGTCGAGCGTGTCGAACGCGTCGACGTTCTCGGGCCGATTGACCCTGGCGTACACCCGCTCGATGTCGAACTTCGACCGCGCGAGCTGTGACACGAGCAGGTTGTCGTTGTCGTCGCCGGTTGCGGCGACGACGATCTTCGCGTCGTCGATTCCGAGGCTCCGGAGGACGTCGGATTCAGTCGCGTCGCCCTCGTGGGCAGTGAATCCGAGCTCCCGAACCTCTCTGACGACGTCGCGGTCGATATCGACGAGAACCACGTTTTCGCCGCGCTGTTCCAGTTGCCGTGCGAGCGTGCGACCGACCCGGCCGCCGCCTGCGATGATCACTTTCATTGGTATCACGCCGAGCCTGTCTGCGATCTGCCGTGCCAGCCCGGCCTGGATCACGACAGTGGCAAAGATGATGAGAAACACGACCCCAACCAGCGCCTGGGCCGCCTCGCTTTGGCCCGCGTCCTGCAGTTGGATCGCGAACACGGTCGCGACCGACGCCGGAATGATCCCGCGCGGCCCGACGAGGCTGAGAAACAGCTTCTCCTCCCGGGTAAAACGCCAGGATCTGACCGACAGGAACACCACGCCCGGACGCACCACCAGAGCCACCACGACAACGACCAGGACGCCGGCGAGCCCGAGTTGAGCGATGTCCCCGAAGTCCAGAAGCGCCGCGAGGACGATGAAAATGAACGACAGCACGATAGCCCTGATGTCGCGCTCGAACGATTCGATGGCGTCACGGTGAGGAAGCTCCACGTTCCCGAGGACGATCCCGGCGGTGGCGGCGGCTGCGACACCGGATTCGGCGGCGACGGTGTCGGCGATCGCGTACGTGCCCACGATCCCGGCGAAGACGATCAACCGGGTGACGTGCGGGGCCGAGTCGGGGGAGATGTCCAGATGCGTCAGCGCGTAGTACACGACGGCAGCGACGGCGAGCCCGGCGGCGACGCCGACACCGACGCGTTCGAGGAACCCCAGAAACACCGACCCGTAGGATCCGTTTCCAACGACCAGCAGTTCGAAGATCACTACCGCGAGTACCGCGGCCGTGACGTCGTTGATAATCCCCTCCGCTTCGAGTACCGACGCGACCTGTTCGCGGACCGTCACCACCTCGAGGATCGGGGTGATCACGGTCGGTCCCGTGGCGATCATCAACGCCCCGATCAACAGCGCGACTTCCCATCCCGGCCCGATCAGATAGTGAACGACGGCCGCAGTGCCCAGAAACATGACGACCGCACCCACGGAAACCATCCCGACAACGGCCTGCGGTGCCCGTTGCAGGCGCTCCCGTTTGAGTTCGAACGCCCCCTCGAAAACGATCACTGCCACGCCGACACCGACGATGACGAACAGTCCGTCGCCGAACGTCTCCAGGGAGACCAGCCCCAGTACGTGCGGGCCGATCAGCACCCCCGAAAGGATGTGAAACAGGACACTCGGAACCTGGAGTTTCATCGAGAGGAGCTGTCCGACGACACCGAGGGCGAGAACGAGAGCGGTGACCGCGAGGACGGCTGAACTCACTACTAACAGTATTGCACTAGGAGGTAAAAAGCGCACCGTATTACTGGTGAGGGAAAGCCGAAAACCAAACAGCGAGGCGGCGAGTTGCGATCCCGGTTGCGCCGACGATCACGAGGGCTCGGGGATTAATGACACTCGGCTCCGAATCCCCGGACAGAAACCGATGGTATCACAGGGGCAGACTGCACCGGACTTCATCGCACCCGCCGTCGACGGCGGTCGAACGGTCGAACTCGTACTGTTCGAACTGATCGAGCGTTACGAGGCCGTAGTGCTGCTTTTTGCCCCCTGTACGTTCGTCCCGGAACCGACCGCCGAGTGGCTCGCCGTCGAGCGGGCGGGCTGGCCGGACCACGAACGGATTGGGACGGTCGGGCTCTCGGCCGACAGCCTGTATGCGGCGTACGCATACGCCGACCGCTACGGGTTCTCGTTCCCGATCGTCTCGGATTTCCACGGCGGCGTCTCCGACCAGTACGAGCTGCTGGCCGACGAGTGGGAGAGTCACGGAGACGTCCCACGCCGGGCGGCCGTCGTCGTCGACGGCGACTGGACCGTTCGGGCAGTCGAGACTGTCGAGGATCCCCACGATCGGGTCCAGCCAGGGCCGGCAACCCGCACCGCCGACGCTCTCGAGAAATGCGGAATCGACGT
The Halalkaliarchaeum desulfuricum DNA segment above includes these coding regions:
- a CDS encoding RAD55 family ATPase; protein product: MYELTPHLDAQVEPGTNLLITGPPLTGKRSLGMDLLAEGTKQGDGAIVVTTKDSADRVLGDYAKRTEYEGQPVAVVDCVTRQQGVGEMRDDDRIKYTSSPVDMTGIGIKLSEFLQAFYHDRGIQRNRIMLHSLSTLLMYSDLQTVFRFLHVFTGRIQSVGGLGLFCMDSTAHDDRERNTLTQLFDGIVETSEDAEPTIRLGE
- a CDS encoding cation:proton antiporter domain-containing protein, yielding MSSAVLAVTALVLALGVVGQLLSMKLQVPSVLFHILSGVLIGPHVLGLVSLETFGDGLFVIVGVGVAVIVFEGAFELKRERLQRAPQAVVGMVSVGAVVMFLGTAAVVHYLIGPGWEVALLIGALMIATGPTVITPILEVVTVREQVASVLEAEGIINDVTAAVLAVVIFELLVVGNGSYGSVFLGFLERVGVGVAAGLAVAAVVYYALTHLDISPDSAPHVTRLIVFAGIVGTYAIADTVAAESGVAAAATAGIVLGNVELPHRDAIESFERDIRAIVLSFIFIVLAALLDFGDIAQLGLAGVLVVVVVALVVRPGVVFLSVRSWRFTREEKLFLSLVGPRGIIPASVATVFAIQLQDAGQSEAAQALVGVVFLIIFATVVIQAGLARQIADRLGVIPMKVIIAGGGRVGRTLARQLEQRGENVVLVDIDRDVVREVRELGFTAHEGDATESDVLRSLGIDDAKIVVAATGDDNDNLLVSQLARSKFDIERVYARVNRPENVDAFDTLDVTAIDASLATAWSIDNEIERPAMAHWMNELGEGHEVVEIEVTAEDLAGKTIREVNEAIPSGCIVAVIGRGEDTHVPDADEMIEYGDHVTFLGDAEAVREAARRFHPHS
- a CDS encoding redoxin domain-containing protein is translated as MVSQGQTAPDFIAPAVDGGRTVELVLFELIERYEAVVLLFAPCTFVPEPTAEWLAVERAGWPDHERIGTVGLSADSLYAAYAYADRYGFSFPIVSDFHGGVSDQYELLADEWESHGDVPRRAAVVVDGDWTVRAVETVEDPHDRVQPGPATRTADALEKCGIDVERPDVDYDIV